A genome region from Schlesneria paludicola DSM 18645 includes the following:
- a CDS encoding carboxypeptidase regulatory-like domain-containing protein, which translates to MMSPDTWLESLFVVSLGWAIVHSLWQVLAITLVLVAGLPALRRHGPQVTSVVCCLALCLSLSLLVMTFVMCLSTAKPNEASRGFVTQQPPLETTPVLSGQQIGVTFEIGAAERPIIELESEGQQSKLPIPISDNVNAFIAEATTAPPSNNLGPRHAWFPLIVASWFVGVLLLSIWNCAAWFAAKRLTRTAILPVTAHIEQAVARMAFDLGLRRSVRVLQSMIVKSPVVIGAWKPVILLPVSLILELPPDQVEALLAHELAHVLRQDYLINLLQTTIETLLFYHPGVWWISRQVRIEREHCCDDLALRLTEDRTVYAKALAAVAGVRTPTIMPAASGGLLVERLQRILGVARPEPAHPARWMAGLTLLLLCGIVTGVCLQPERTAVADSQVSQSDSTSDESKPDDEEDAVAGLNDLDAYQGAQSMSMHLDFPTDAGPLQELIEPQATTTGAMRVRVVGPDGNPLPNSKLHASIWTDEKGFGNHGYETDNEGVCIIRLPKTLTILRVWVSQEGHCPLFIEWWPKERPDEQQIPAEFTFSMEKGTTIAGFIKNSDGQPVANARIQVHFELEANENKHQYRYNGALADGESPEIDQVNGPRFTDDQGRWTLDNVPAETNAKINLFLTHPDYISDQHWGGIQNKQKITLEALRNQTATITLERGTSVTGRVLDPAGQPVANAVVIWGEDPVMQPGRQEVRSDADGRYRIPAFPPGRIRVTVVAKDWMPDSRIIAVRPGMPDYDISLKQGKPLKVQAVDSTGKPLSDVDVEIERWRQSKALYNSNRSEALDLQIPNKTDGQGVFVWDWAPDDGVSYVFYKEGYSPTSQTLVAGDASPKTIVLRNSAPRATTISGIVRDATTGTRIDRFLMIPVDHFDEHSSLLERTNARAFTAGQFAYSLFRNDIKVDLQIEAPGYRVFRTSGRYRLGDKSDVLDVQLEPIGKYTGRVISPEGNPVKAANAFIGTASQEIKIHNLDQRIRAEEQNYVVRSDSAGGFEIVPQRDDYSIVVIANEGYAEVTRKAAEVPGEIHLKRWAKLTGRLVQSGKPVPDFTIDFSTIDVYAKGIPHIANQQTTVTDADGRFVFERIPPTASSVSPRTHFNQNSILTSSRSFPMNPAPGETVYAAFGEEGAEITGQLVVEQQPKTFPYQISRSYLIAKRPGVVPPPSLTGKGFEQRLGWSEYLFGTVEGTQYLRLLDHWLVKPTASGKIRISGVAPGEYDLLIALHGSSDRGFNHPIAKRVIPVSIKSGQRQVDLGQFVIPAHPIAKVGDTAPDLQFTDANGKQRSLASEQEKYRLISFWASWSDYGLNQINDLEQLRQQFEQSHQLVVIGANLDENPEKARSLLKSKDISWPQAFLGDWSKSNVPRQFGVDFLPTYVLIDPKGKIAAHTFSLEEITKTLNAQKSNRD; encoded by the coding sequence ATGATGTCGCCCGATACATGGCTCGAATCGTTGTTCGTCGTGAGTCTCGGCTGGGCCATTGTGCACTCGCTATGGCAAGTGCTGGCGATCACCCTGGTGCTCGTCGCGGGATTGCCGGCTTTGCGACGACATGGCCCGCAGGTCACCTCAGTCGTGTGCTGTCTGGCCCTGTGTCTCAGCCTGTCCCTGCTTGTTATGACATTTGTCATGTGTCTTAGCACGGCAAAGCCCAATGAAGCCTCAAGGGGCTTCGTGACGCAGCAGCCTCCGCTCGAAACCACTCCAGTTTTATCAGGTCAACAAATTGGAGTCACTTTCGAAATAGGCGCCGCAGAGCGTCCCATCATCGAACTCGAGTCAGAAGGGCAGCAATCGAAACTGCCCATACCGATCTCGGATAATGTCAACGCGTTCATCGCCGAAGCGACCACCGCTCCGCCTTCAAATAACCTCGGGCCACGCCATGCGTGGTTTCCGCTGATTGTGGCGAGTTGGTTCGTGGGAGTCTTGCTGCTGTCGATATGGAACTGCGCCGCATGGTTCGCGGCGAAGCGCCTGACACGTACGGCAATTCTTCCCGTGACGGCTCACATCGAACAAGCTGTCGCTCGCATGGCATTCGACCTGGGATTGCGTCGGTCTGTTCGAGTCCTCCAGTCGATGATCGTCAAATCACCAGTGGTCATTGGGGCCTGGAAGCCAGTCATTCTGTTACCGGTTTCACTGATCCTCGAGCTTCCGCCGGATCAGGTCGAAGCATTATTGGCACATGAGCTGGCTCATGTGCTGCGACAGGACTACTTGATCAATCTCTTACAGACGACCATCGAAACTCTCTTATTTTATCACCCCGGTGTCTGGTGGATCTCCCGCCAGGTTCGGATCGAGCGGGAACACTGTTGTGACGATCTCGCCCTTCGGCTGACCGAGGACCGCACTGTCTATGCGAAGGCCCTAGCCGCCGTGGCCGGGGTGCGAACGCCGACGATCATGCCTGCCGCGAGCGGTGGACTGCTCGTAGAACGATTGCAACGCATTCTTGGAGTCGCACGCCCTGAACCGGCACATCCCGCGCGCTGGATGGCGGGTCTCACATTGCTCTTGCTGTGCGGCATTGTGACAGGAGTTTGCCTGCAACCAGAAAGAACGGCGGTCGCGGACTCGCAAGTCTCACAATCCGATTCCACGTCAGACGAATCGAAGCCGGACGACGAAGAAGATGCGGTAGCGGGCCTCAATGATCTGGATGCATACCAGGGGGCTCAATCCATGTCGATGCACCTGGATTTCCCCACAGATGCAGGTCCACTTCAAGAATTGATCGAACCACAGGCCACCACAACAGGTGCCATGCGCGTTCGCGTCGTTGGACCTGACGGAAACCCTCTACCGAATTCCAAACTACATGCCTCGATCTGGACGGACGAAAAAGGATTCGGCAACCACGGCTACGAGACTGACAACGAAGGCGTCTGCATCATCAGGCTACCAAAGACGCTCACGATCCTGCGCGTCTGGGTCAGCCAGGAAGGGCATTGTCCGCTGTTCATCGAATGGTGGCCGAAGGAACGTCCCGACGAACAGCAGATTCCTGCAGAATTCACCTTTTCGATGGAAAAAGGAACCACCATCGCAGGGTTCATCAAAAACAGTGATGGTCAACCGGTTGCCAACGCTCGAATTCAAGTTCACTTCGAGCTGGAAGCGAACGAGAATAAGCACCAATACCGGTACAACGGTGCTCTGGCGGACGGCGAGAGTCCGGAGATCGATCAGGTCAATGGGCCGCGGTTCACGGACGATCAGGGACGATGGACCCTCGACAACGTTCCGGCAGAGACCAATGCGAAGATCAATCTCTTCCTGACACACCCCGACTACATTAGCGATCAGCACTGGGGAGGGATTCAAAACAAACAAAAGATCACGTTAGAGGCACTTCGCAATCAGACCGCGACCATTACGCTCGAACGCGGTACTTCCGTGACCGGAAGGGTCCTTGACCCGGCAGGTCAACCTGTGGCAAATGCGGTCGTCATCTGGGGTGAAGACCCTGTGATGCAACCCGGCCGACAAGAAGTCCGTTCAGACGCGGACGGACGATACCGAATTCCTGCATTCCCTCCAGGACGAATTCGCGTGACGGTCGTCGCCAAAGATTGGATGCCCGATAGCCGAATCATCGCGGTCAGGCCGGGAATGCCGGACTATGACATTTCACTGAAACAGGGCAAGCCGCTGAAAGTTCAAGCCGTCGATTCGACAGGCAAACCGTTGAGCGACGTCGACGTCGAGATCGAACGATGGCGCCAATCAAAGGCCCTTTACAATTCAAACCGATCCGAAGCTCTAGATTTGCAGATTCCAAATAAAACCGACGGGCAGGGCGTGTTCGTATGGGATTGGGCACCGGATGATGGCGTCTCGTACGTCTTCTATAAAGAAGGATATTCACCGACATCCCAAACCCTTGTCGCTGGCGACGCAAGCCCTAAAACCATCGTGCTTCGCAACTCGGCCCCTCGTGCCACAACGATCTCGGGAATCGTTCGTGACGCGACGACCGGTACACGAATTGACAGGTTTCTCATGATTCCGGTGGACCACTTCGACGAACATAGCTCGTTGCTCGAACGCACAAATGCGCGCGCCTTCACTGCAGGCCAGTTCGCATACAGTCTGTTCCGTAACGACATCAAAGTGGATCTACAAATCGAGGCGCCCGGTTACCGCGTCTTCAGAACATCAGGCCGCTATCGACTCGGCGACAAGAGCGACGTGCTCGACGTGCAACTCGAACCGATTGGGAAATACACAGGCCGCGTCATAAGTCCCGAAGGGAATCCAGTCAAAGCCGCCAACGCCTTCATCGGCACAGCGAGTCAGGAAATCAAAATCCACAATCTTGATCAAAGAATTCGTGCTGAAGAGCAGAACTATGTGGTCAGATCGGACTCCGCAGGTGGATTTGAGATTGTCCCGCAACGAGACGATTACTCAATTGTCGTTATCGCAAATGAGGGATACGCCGAAGTGACCCGAAAGGCCGCTGAGGTGCCGGGAGAGATTCACCTCAAACGATGGGCGAAACTTACTGGACGGCTTGTCCAATCTGGCAAGCCAGTTCCTGATTTCACGATCGATTTTTCCACGATCGATGTCTACGCGAAGGGGATACCGCACATTGCCAATCAGCAAACTACGGTCACCGACGCCGACGGCCGATTCGTCTTCGAACGGATTCCCCCGACCGCAAGCTCTGTTAGTCCTCGCACGCACTTCAATCAGAATTCGATCCTGACATCGAGCCGATCCTTTCCCATGAATCCTGCTCCAGGCGAGACGGTCTACGCCGCGTTTGGAGAGGAAGGGGCCGAGATCACCGGGCAGCTTGTCGTCGAGCAGCAACCAAAGACGTTTCCTTACCAGATCTCGCGCAGTTATCTGATTGCAAAGCGGCCCGGCGTGGTTCCTCCTCCATCGCTCACGGGTAAGGGATTTGAGCAACGACTTGGCTGGTCCGAATATCTCTTCGGCACAGTCGAAGGGACTCAATATCTCAGATTGCTCGACCATTGGCTTGTTAAGCCCACCGCGAGCGGAAAAATTCGCATTTCTGGCGTTGCCCCTGGCGAGTACGACCTGTTGATCGCTCTGCACGGTTCGTCCGATCGCGGATTCAATCATCCGATCGCAAAACGTGTGATTCCTGTTTCGATCAAGTCCGGTCAAAGGCAAGTCGACTTAGGTCAGTTCGTCATCCCGGCGCACCCCATCGCGAAAGTCGGTGACACGGCCCCCGATCTGCAATTTACCGATGCAAACGGCAAGCAGCGCAGCCTCGCCTCGGAACAGGAGAAGTATCGGCTGATCAGTTTCTGGGCGAGCTGGTCCGATTACGGCTTGAATCAGATAAATGACTTGGAACAACTACGCCAACAGTTCGAGCAATCACACCAGTTGGTCGTCATCGGCGCGAACCTGGATGAGAATCCCGAGAAGGCCCGGTCGCTACTCAAGTCCAAAGACATCTCGTGGCCGCAAGCGTTTCTGGGCGACTGGTCGAAATCGAACGTTCCGCGTCAATTCGGAGTCGATTTCCTGCCCACGTATGTACTGATCGATCCCAAGGGCAAAATCGCCGCACACACGTTTTCGCTTGAGGAGATTACCAAGACGCTGAATGCACAGAAATCGAATCGAGATTGA
- a CDS encoding CehA/McbA family metallohydrolase domain-containing protein, with amino-acid sequence MIVNRRFRPYCLGLVVVTIFAMAIGLSRPTRMEQATADTLQAAGPLKWFRGNLHTHSHWSDGDDYLEMITLWYRDHGYDFLGFTDHNTLADRDLWKPIEKTKGGQKAYDKLKARLPDWIDERTTDGTPEIRLRRFDEVFAKFNVKDQFLLIQGEEISDAFAKRPIHLCATNLSSAIPPMHGSSVAEAIQNNVDALIAQRERTQRPMMIHLNHPNFGWGITAEDLAPIRGENFFEVYNGHPGVNNSGDPIHASTERIWDIINARRLTELDLPLLYGLATDDGHNYHEIPSRKSEPGRGWVMVLADQLDPAALIHSLEAGRFYASSGVTLDKISVNARSLEVMVRPDADATYNIEFIGTMKGFDPTSEPILDQEGNELPVTRKYSDQIGKVLKSESGTSATYTFTGEELYVRARITSSRAHPNPSEVGESERAWTQPVRP; translated from the coding sequence GCTGCGGGCCCGCTGAAATGGTTTCGCGGGAATCTGCATACCCATTCGCACTGGAGCGACGGAGACGACTACCTGGAGATGATCACGCTCTGGTATCGCGATCACGGCTACGATTTTCTGGGCTTCACTGACCACAATACGCTTGCCGATCGTGATCTGTGGAAACCGATCGAAAAAACCAAGGGTGGGCAGAAGGCGTATGACAAGCTGAAAGCACGCCTGCCCGACTGGATCGACGAACGCACCACGGATGGCACACCGGAAATTCGGCTCAGGCGGTTTGACGAGGTATTTGCGAAGTTCAATGTCAAAGATCAGTTCCTGCTGATTCAGGGTGAAGAGATCAGCGATGCCTTCGCAAAGCGTCCGATTCACCTCTGCGCGACCAACCTGTCATCCGCGATTCCGCCGATGCACGGATCGAGCGTTGCCGAGGCGATTCAAAACAATGTGGATGCCTTGATCGCTCAGCGCGAACGAACACAACGGCCGATGATGATTCACCTCAATCATCCCAATTTTGGCTGGGGCATCACCGCAGAAGATCTCGCTCCGATTCGTGGAGAAAACTTCTTCGAAGTCTACAACGGGCATCCCGGCGTGAATAATTCGGGTGATCCGATACACGCGTCGACTGAACGGATCTGGGACATCATCAATGCGCGGCGGCTGACCGAACTCGACCTTCCCCTGCTCTACGGTCTTGCCACCGACGATGGCCATAACTATCACGAGATTCCCTCGCGAAAGAGCGAACCCGGTCGCGGCTGGGTCATGGTGCTCGCCGATCAACTCGATCCTGCCGCACTAATTCATTCGCTGGAAGCAGGGCGATTTTATGCTTCATCAGGTGTCACACTCGACAAGATCAGTGTCAATGCGCGAAGCCTTGAAGTGATGGTTCGTCCGGATGCCGACGCAACATACAACATTGAATTCATTGGCACGATGAAGGGGTTCGACCCGACGAGCGAACCGATCCTCGATCAGGAAGGGAACGAACTTCCGGTCACGCGCAAGTATTCCGATCAAATCGGCAAAGTCTTGAAATCCGAGTCCGGAACATCCGCGACATACACCTTCACCGGCGAAGAGCTTTATGTGCGGGCGCGCATCACATCGTCGCGTGCCCATCCGAATCCGTCCGAGGTCGGCGAATCCGAACGAGCATGGACGCAACCCGTCCGGCCGTGA